AAGGTGAGATTTCAAATCTTCGCGCCGCACCTTCTGGCCACCTTTACTTCACGCTGAAAGATGGTGAAGCCCAACTGCCCGCGGTGTTCTTCCGGCGACAGGCATCGCTGTTGCGCTTTCGCCCGCAGGATGGCATGCAGGTACTGCTGCGTGGACGGCTCACCATCTATGAGCAGCGCGGCCAGATGCAAATGGTGGGCGAAACCATGGAGCCGCTAGGCGCGGGTTCGTTGCAAGTCGCTTTTGAACAACTCAAAGCAAAACTGAAAGCGCGCGGCCTCTTTGACGCCGAACGCAAACGGCCGATACCAGCCTATCCGCGCTGTGTAGGCATCGTCACCTCGCCAACGGGCGCGGTAATTCGCGATTTCTTGAACATTGTGCAGCGGCGTCATGCGGCGCTGCAGGTGCTGCTTTATCCCGCAACGGTGCAGGGCGAGGGTGCGGCGGCCGAAGTGGCTGCGGGCATCTCCTATTTCAACCGCACGCGTGAGGTAGACGCTATTGTGGTTGCGCGCGGGGGGGGATCGCTCGAAGATCTCGCGCCCTTCAATACCGAGCCGCTGGCTGAGGCCATCGCCGCATCGGAACTGCCGGTGGTTTCTGCGGTCGGCCATGAAACCGACTTTACGATTGCCGACTTTGTCGCCGATCTGCGCGCGCCCACTCCCTCAGCCGCAGCCGAATTGATCACTGCGGCACAGCATCGCGTAGAAGAAGACCTGTCAGCGCTTTCGCAACGGCTGGAGCGCGCGATGCGCTTTCGCGTGATGCAGGCCCGGCATGGCCTTGACCGCGTGCGTGTCGAGCAAATGACCGTGCGCATGATGGACGCGCTGCATCGCCGCCAGCAAAAAATTGATGAACTGAGCGCAAGCGGGGAGCTTGCCATGCGCGGCCGCCTGCAACAGAGCCGCGAACGGCTGGGACTGGCCCAGCACGCATTGGCACGGCAGGATGTCGTACATCGCCTGCATCCGATGCGCGAACGGCTGGATCGCCAACGCAGTGCGCTCGAACGCGCGGCCCGGCACTACCTGAGCCATCGCCGCGAACGCCTGCATGGGATAGAAGGAAAGCTGCGCGCGCTCTCGCCCATGGGCGTGCTGGAGCGCGGCTATGCACTCGTATTTGACTGCCAGGGACGCCTGGTAAAAAGCGTGGATTCACTGAAACCTGATGAGGAGATGACGACGCGGTTGGCCGATGGAAACGTGACCAGCACCGTGCGCCGCCTGAACAAAGCATGAGAAAACTATTTGGAACCGACGGTATTCGCGCTGTGGCCGGAGAGAGCCCGCTCGATGCCGCAACTATTTTTGCCGTGGGCCTCGCGCTGGCTCACCAGATTACGCGGAACGGCAGCCCCAGACGCGTACTGCTGGGCATGGACACGCGCGAGTCGAGCCCCTGGATTGCGGGCGTGCTCACGGCTGGCCTGCGCGAAGGCGGCATTGCGGTGGAAAATGCCGGAGCGATCACCACGCCAGCCGTCGCGCACCTCGCCAGAAAGCACGGATTTGCAGCCGGAGTGGTGATCTCGGCTTCCCATAATCCCTGGCAGGACAACGGCATCAAAATATTCGGCGATGATGGTTACAAATTGCCGGACACGGTCGAACTAGCCATGGAAGAGGAGATCTTCCGGCGGCTGGAATTGCAAAAGTATCCTGATCCGGCGCAATGCCCCGCTCCTGAGGTGAAGTCAGGCTATCGCGGCGAATACGAAGCATTTTTGCGTGAGGCGGTACCGGGCCTCTCACTTCAAGGACTGCATGTGGTGCTCGATTGCGCGAATGGCGCGGCTTCAGCGATTGCTCCCGAACTGTTTGCCGGGCTCGGTGGCAAGGTGGATTTGACGCATGCTCGCCCCGATGGACGCAACATCAATGCCGAGTGCGGCGCACTGCACCCCAAGGTCGTCGCGGCGGAAACCAAAGCAGCAGGGGCGGATATTGGCGTTACATTTGACGGCGACGCGGACCGCGTACTCTTTGCCGATGCGCATGGAAATGTTGTGAACGGCGATGCCATCCTGCTGTTGGCGGCGCGCGATCTCAAGGCCAGAAAGCAATTGCCGGGAGATGTTGTGGTGGCCACCACCATGTCAAACATGGGTCTTGAGGCAGCGCTGAAACGCAACGGCATTCGCATGGAGCGCGCGCCGGTGGGCGACAAATATGTGCTGGAACGCATGCGCTCCGAGAAAGCCGCGCTCGGCGGCGAGCAGTCCGGGCACATTCTCTTCCCTGCCCTCGCCACTACGGGAGACGGATTGCTCACGGCCCTGCTGGTGCTTGAGATGGTGCAGCGTTCAGGCAAACCGCTGCACGAACTGGTCGCCGACCTGAAGGTCTTTCCGCAGGTCATCGTCAATGTGAAGGTGCGCGAGAAAAAGCCGCTCGAAGAAATTGCTGCCGTAGCTGAGACGATTCGCGAGGCCGAGTCAGATCTGGATGGCCGCGGACGTGTGGTGGTGCGCTACTCCGGTACGGAAGCGCTGGCCCGCGTCATGATCGAAGCTGAAAGCGAAGCGCTGATGCAAAAGCATGCCGAGAGCATTGCGGGCGCAATTCGCGAGGCGATCGGCATATAGACGCCGCTCTGATCGACCGCTGCACAATTTCCCAGGTCCGAACCGGCGGACCTGGGCACCCCAATCCAAGTTGCCCCGACATACCGGCTACTTCAGATCGCGCCAGTTTTCGCCGATGCCGATGTCGGCTACGATGGGCACCTTCAGCTCAACGACGTGCTCCATCTCGTGCCGTACGAGATCTTCCACCACTTCTACTTCTGCTTCCGGCACATCGAAGAGCAATTCGTCATGCACCTGCAGCGTCATCAGCGTTTGCAGGTTTTTCTTCTTGATGCGGGCATCGATGCGAATCATGGCCAGCTTGATCAGGTCTGCCGCAGTGCCCTGCAACGGAGTATTGACGGCGGTACGCTCGGCAAAGCCACGCTGATTGGCATTGCGGCTCTGAATATCCGGGATGGGCCGCACACGCCCAAAGAGGGTGCGGACGCGCTGCTCGCGGCGCGTCTGCTCAAGCACGCGGTCAATGTAAGCACGCACGCCCTGGTAGCGCGCGAAGTACGTATCGATATACTGGCGCGCTTCATGTTGATCAATGCCAAGCTGCTGCGCAAGCCCGAAGGGCGAGATGCCATAGACGATGCCGAAATTCACGGCCTTGGCGCGATTGCGCGTCTCCTTGTCCATGGCCTCTGGTGCAACGCCAAAGACTTCCGATGCGGTAAGCGTGTGAATGTCCTGGCCGGTGCTGTAGGCATTGAGCAGCAGTGGATCCTCAGAAAAGTGCGCCATCAATCGCAGTTCGATTTGAGAATAGTCCGCAGAGAGCAGCTTGCGCCCCGGCGCGGCAATGAAGGCCGCGCGAATCTCACGGCCGAGCGCCGTGCGCACCGGAATGTTCTGCAGATTTGGATTCGTGGAGGAAAGCCGCCCGGTCGCGGTGCCCACCTGATGAAAGGTGGTATGCACGCGGCCCTGGCTGTCGGCCAGCAGCGGCAATGAGTCCACATAGTTGGACTTGAGCTTGGCGAGCTGGCGAAACTCCAGCACGAGACGCGGCACATCGTTGTGCGCGGCCAGCTCTTCGAGCACATCCTGGGCGGTCGAGATGACTTTGCCTTTGCCGTACTTGAGTGGGCGAGGCAGATTCATCTTGTTGAACAGCACGTCGCCGAGCTGTTTGGGCGAGTTGATGTTGAATCGATGCCCGGCCTGCTCATAAATCTGCTGGCTGACGCGATGCATGTCGGCCGCGAGCCGGTCTCCCAGCGCCCGCAGCATCTCTGAGTCGATGCGAACGCCGTGCTGCTCCATCGCCAGCAGCACCGGGGCCAGCGGCAGATCAATCTGCTCATAGACCTTCAGCGTGTCTTCGCGCTCCACCTCTTCGCGCAAGGTGGGCGCCAGCGTGAAGATGGCGTGCGCGGCCTCGGGTAGCTCGTTTTCCCCTGTCTCGCGCAGGGCATGGTTACGAAAACGCGCTGTCACATCAGAGAGGCGATGCGTGGTGTGCGTGGGGTTGAGCAGGTAGGAGTAAAGCATCACATCATCGACGGCTCCCCGCAGTGCAATGTCCTGCGTGGAAAGCGCGCGCAGTGTGGACTTGAGATCGTGAACACGCTTGGGAATCGTTGCGTCTTCCAGCAATGGCCGCAGGGTGGAGAGCGGCAGCACGAGCGCGGTTCCTGCCTCGACCGCAACACCCAATTGCCACTCTGCCGGGGCTACGGGAGTTGACTCAGGCGTCTCGACGGCGGACTGCTCAAACATGTCGAGCATTGATAAATTCTGCGCGACGGGCGTAGCATCTGCCTCCTCGACACTCTCAGCATCTGCTTCGCTGAGCTGCGCGGCTTGCGTCTCCTGCACGGGCAATGCAAAGGCAAATCCCTTCTGGAGCGCGGTCAGAAGAAATGTTTTCACCTGCTCCGGCGATGGATGCGTAAGGTACTCCACCGCTTCTGCTTCTTCGGCGGGCGCGAGTTCCTTGAGCAGCGATGTGAATTCAAGCTCGGTGAAAAGCGTGCGGCATGCGGCGGCATCGGGCGGCTGCGTGCGCATGGCATCGAGATCGAGAGGCAACGGCACCGCGCAGTCAATGGTGACCAGCTCTTTGCTCAGCAGAATGTTGTCGCGATTATTCTCAAGCGACTCGCGATACGTTTTGCGCTTCACCTCAGCGGCACGATCAAGCGCAGCTTCCACGCTGCCAAATTGCTGGATCAGGTCCACCGAGCCCTTCTCGCCAATGCCCGGGGCGCCCGGCACATTGTCAATAGCGTCTCCGCGCAGCGCCATTACATCAATGACGCGCTCGGGCGGTACGCCCAGAGTTTCGATGACCTTCTCCCGATCAAGCACCAGATTGTCTTTTGCCGGATTGAGGATCTTTACCTGCTCGTTGACCAGCTGCATCATGTCCTTGTCGTTGGAGACGACAAAGACCGGATGCCCTTGCGCAGCGGCCTCCCGTGCGAGCGTGCCAATCACATCGTCAGCCTCAAAGCCCTCGGCCTGCAGAATGGGGATGCGAAAGGCCTCCAGCGCACGGCGGATGTAAGGCAACTGCTGCGCAAGGTCTGCAGGCATTTCTTCGCGATTGGCTTTGTAGCCGGCGTATTCCACCTCGTCAAATTTCTGCGTCTTCGCATTCCACTTGCGAATGGTGGCCATGGCCTTGGCGCGCTCATCGCGAAAGACCGGCGCGCTCACGTCAAAGACTGCCGCAAAAAACTCTGGTGCGAAGTCGCGGCGCAGCTTGTTGATCATGTTCACAAAAACGTAGGTGGCCGCGGTGGGCACACCCGCGCGCGTGGACATAGGGCGCTGCCGCTGCATGGCGTGGTAAGCGCGAAAGATGAACGACATGGAGTCGAGCAGAAAGACGGGGGGCTTGCCGGATTGAGACGCAGTGGACACGGCTTGAGTCTAATGCAAATGAAGATTTTTCTCCCGCGTCAGCACGTGCCCCCCAGGGCGCTGAGTACAAAAGACTCATGCCAGAAACATGCAGTCTCCGTAGGAAAAAAAGCGGTAACGCTGCTCCACCGCGTGCCGGTAGGCAGCCAACACAGCCTCACGCCCCGCAAAGGCACTCACCAGCATCAGCAGAGTGGACTGCGGCAGGTGAAAGTTGGTGAGCAGCCCCTGCACGATACGGAATTTGTAACCGGGAGAGATAAAAATCTCCGTCTCACCCGCATGCGGCACGAGCGGCTTTCCATCAGCAACAGTGGCGCAGTGCTCCAACGTGCGCACGGTGGTGGTGCCCACGGCGATGACGCGGCGATTCTCATGCAATGCGGCATTCACAGCCGCGGCTGTCTCGGGCGAGAGCGTGTAGCGCTCGCGATGCAGGCGGATATCTTCCACCTTGTCGACGCGCACGGGCTGAAAGGTTCCCAGACCCACGTGCAGCGTGATGTAGGCGGTCTGCACGCCCAGCTCCTGCAGTTTTGCCAGCATCTGCGGGGTGAAGTGCAAGCCCGCTGTGGGCGCGGCCACGGAGCCCGGCTGCTGGTTGTAGACCGTCTGGTAGCGCTCGCGATCTTCCGGCCGGTCTTCGCGATGAATGTAAGGCGGCAGCGGAATGTGCCCCACGCGCTCGAGCACGTGGAAGAAGTCGGGGATGGGAGTGAAGCGCAGCGTGCGTTCGCCAAACTCGCCATGCGCGATGATCTCAGCCTGCAGGCCCTCATTGCCAAAATGAATGCTCTCGCCCACGGGCACCTTACGGCCCGGGCGCACCAGCGCGCGCCACTCCCACTCCGAGATTTGCTCGGTGAGCATCACCTCGACCTGGCCTGTGGCTTCGTGGCCGGGCTGCGTGCGCAAGCCGGCGCGGCGGCCAAAGAGGCGCGCGGGAATCACGCGCGTATTGTTGAGCACCAGCAGGTCGCCGGGCCGCAAAAATCCTGGCAGATCAGCAAACATGCGATCCTGCCATGCTCCGGTGGAGCGGTCGAGCGCGAGCATGCGCGAGGCCGCGCGGTCGGCCAGAGGCTCCTGCGCAATCAAATCTTCGGGCAGATGGAAGTCGAATTCAGAGACGAGCACGGTATTAATTTTAGCGAGGCGGACGTTGGCGCGCCCGTCCGGCAGAGGTTGCCTGCAGGTGCTCCTCCGCGCCGAGGCGGGCGCGCTCAAGCGCGTCATTCAACTGGCGGCGGTATTCTTCCAGCGCCGCAGTATCGGCTTCGGGCGGCACACCGGGGATGGATCGTGCCCAGCTCACCACCACGCGCGAGAAAGGCTTCGGCACAAAGAACCGGTCCCAGGAGCGCATGGTCCAGGCCTTCTCAGGCAGCAGATAAAAACTGCCGATGGGCGCGCCGGTCATCTGCGCCAGTTTTACCGGGCCGCTTTTGGTCTGGTAGATCGGACCACGGGGTCCATCGGCGGTGAAGACAACGGGCTGGCCTTTTGTGAGCACTGAGCCGAGCGCCAGCAGGCCTGCGGCTCCGCCTCGCGAGCTGGAGCCGCGCACGCTCTGGTAACCGAGATGACCCAGCGTGCGCGCAATCAACTCGCCGTCAAAGCTGCGACTGATCAAAATAGAGCAGCGGAATTTGCGGAAGTACCAGGCGCACAAGAGCGTGCACTGGTGCCAGAAGCAGAAGATGCCGCTCGCGGGCGGCGTGGCCGGGGTAGCTCCCTCTTCGGCGATGACCTCGAAGCGCAGCGTGACGCCCACCAGCGCGATGAGCAGCGCGGTGAGGCGCGGCACGATGGCGATGGCGATGCGCTGGCTAAAAGAAAAGCGGGTGTGGGTCACCCGCTTATTGTAGCGATCAGAGTCGACGATGTTGCCCGGTAAATCCTGCTAGCTATACCGCAGCCAGCGCAGAATCTCAGGAATGTTGGGCCGCTTGCCATACATGAGAATGCCGATGCGGTAGATGCGCGCCGCCAGCCACACCATGGCCCAGATGGAGGCCAGCATCAGCGCAATGGAAAGCGCCAGTTGCCACACCGGCGGCATCTGGGAACAGATGCGCAGGTACATGATGATAGGCGTGAAGGGCGGAATGAGCGACATGACGACCGAGAGCGGAGCGTTCGGGTTGGTGATCACGTACGACATCATGAAAACCGCAATCACCAGAGGCGCGATGATGATGAAGGCAAACTGCTGCACCTCCTGCGATGAGTTGGCCGTGGAACCGAGCGCCGCGCTGAGCGCCGAGTAGAAGAAGAATCCGAGCAGAAAAAAGACAAGGAAAAAGATCAGCTCCGTTGCGTTGATGCCCAGCGAGCTAAGCCCATGCATGCCGATCTGTGCCGCCAGCCCCGAACCACTGACGGCAATGGTCAAAAAGACCCATATCGCCACTTGCGTGAGCGCGGCAGCGCCCACTCCGAGCAGCTTGCCCATCATCAGACTGTCAGCGGGCGCGCTGGAGAGCAGCACCTCGATGATGCGCGTACCCTTTTCTTCGGTGACCGAGCGCGCCACGTCCGTGCCGTAAAACAGAACGGACACGTAGAGCACCATCACCAGCGCATAAATGCCGAAGTAGCTGCGCGTGGCATCCGTCTTGACCGCCACGCCATGTTTGACCTGCAGCATGGAGATATCAATCGGCTTAACAAGGTCTCGCGCTTCGTTTGCCGCCATCCCCTTCTGCACGAGTTGTTCGCGCACGGCTGCGCGGCCCAGCGCGCTCTCAAGCCGCGCCTCGGCCAGCACGTCTGACGAGCTGCGCGTGTAGTAGGTTGCGGTTGGTTTGGTCGCTCCCGAAGGGAGTGTCAGCCACAGCACGCCGTCCACCTGGTTGCTGCTGATCTCGGCCGTGAGCCGCGCGCGATCTGCTTCCGTAGCAGGCGCAACCACCTGGATGGAGGCGGGCGGATGCTCGCCATTCTTCAACTGGTCTTGCATGGTGGCGGCCAGCGCCGGGCTGTTGGACGCGATGACGATGTGGTTGAGCCCGGTCGCCTTCTTTGAGAGGAGAGCGATAGCGCCAATCATCACCAGCAGCCCGAGCGGCACCAGAATGGTGGTGATGCGGAAGACCTTGCTGCGCACCCGCTCGATGTACTCCCGTTTGGCAATCAACAGAATGCTATGCATCGACGCGGCCTCCCACGGTCTGAATAAAGATCTCTTCGAGCGATGGCTCGACCAGCTCAAATTTGTAGATGGTGGCGTTCGCGGCGGCAAGATGCAGCAGTTCCTGCGCGCTGGCGCCGTGCTTCAGTTCTATCTCGACCGAGCCGGGATAGCTTTTGGCCTTTGCAATGCCTTCGTAGCGCAGAAACGCATCGCTGCCCTCGTAGTGCAGCAGCACGCGGTTGCGCTCATAGCGCGACTTTACCTCGCGCATCGTGCCGGCCAGCACGGCCTCCCCGTTGTTCACCAGGCAGATGGAGTCGCACATCTTCTCCACCTGATCCATGCGGTGCGTGGAGAAGAGCACGGCCTTGCCCTGCTTCTTCAGGTCGATGAGCGTGTCCTGCAGCAGCGTGGCATTCACGGGGTCGAGGCCCGAGAAGGGCTCGTCCATGATGATCAGTTCGGGATCGTGCAGAAGCGTCGCGATGAACTGGATTTTCTGCTGCATGCCCTTTGACAACTCCTCGGTCTTTTTGTCGGCCGAGCTAAGGATGTCGAGCCGGTCGCACCATGACTTCGCACGCTGCGAGGCGGTCGCCGCCGAAAGCCCATGCAACTGCCCCAGAAAAAGGAGCTGATCCATGACCTTCATCTTTTTGTAGAGGCCACGCTCCTCTGGCAGATAGCCCACGCGCTTGAGGCTGTCGCGCGTGAAGAGGCTGCCAAAGAGATTCACCTGGCCTGTATCCGGCATGGTGATGCCGACCATCATGCGAATGCTGGAGGTTTTTCCGGCGCCGTTCGGCCCCAGCAGGCCAAACATGCTTCCAGGCTCAATCGCAAACGACAGATCGCGCACGGCGACCTTGGTGTCATAGGACTTGGAAATGCGGTCTAATGCAACAACTGGCGGCATAGGCTGCGGATTTTCTCCTTCCCGAATTTCGCGCACAGTGTATCAGGGTTGTACTCAGGGACTGGCCGTCCAGGCGGACGCGCCTTCGGCGCAATCACCGGGACGAAGGCATGCTGCGCAGCAAGGCTCACCCCTTGCACTCAGGCCCGTGCAGGAGATGAGCCGACTGCTCCTCTGGAGGGTGACCGCGATGCAGTGACGGTCACCGCGAGATACGCAGACGGCTTCGCCGCGGTTCCCTACGCCGTACGATTTCCCATCACGCGCAAGATGCCGTCGCTCTACAAAAACCATGCGCCGAAGGCGCGTCCGCCTGGACGGCCAGTCCCTGATAGCATCCACTTGTGCTGTCGCTTGATACCGAAGTCCAGTTTGTGAAAGGAGTAGGCCCGCGCATTGCCGCCGCGCTGGCCGAGAAGGGCATTCGCACGGTCGATGACCTGCTGCTGCACCTGCCCTTTCGCTATGAAGACCGGCTGCACCCGCGCGCGCTCATGGATCTGGTTCCGGGCGAGATGGCGAGCGTGATCGCCGAGGTGCGCGGCACTATTCTGCTGCGCACGCGCAACATGCCCATCTTTGAAATGACCGTCGGCCAGGGCACCACGGCCATGAAGTGCATCTGGTTCCATGGCACTTATCTGAAAGACCGCTTCCAGGCCGGGCAGACCGTCGCGCTCTTCGGCAAGGTGGAGCCCTCGCGATCGACGAAAAACTTCAAGATGATTCAGCCGCAGGTCGAGGTGCTGCGCGAGGGCAAAGACCAGGAAGACGAGATGCTCGAAGTGGGCCGCATCACGCCCGTCTACGAGTCGCTGGGCGGCAGCCAGCTCTCTACGCGCTGGATTCGCCGCGTCCTCTTCCACCTGCTGCGCGAGATTGAGGGCAATGTGCCTGAGACACTGCCGCGCTCGCTGCTCTTGCGTCTCGGGCTGCCCTCGCGCGAAGAGGCGCTCAAGCTTGTGCATTTTCCGGCAGCCGGAACGGCCGTGAGCACGCTGCAGGGCTGGGCCACGCCGGCACACAAGCGGCTGATCTTTGAGGAGCTTTTCTATCTGGAACTGGGCCTCGAACTCAAGCGGCGCAAGTTCCATGAGCGGCAGGGCCTTCCCTTTCGCGCCGATGACAAGGTGCGCGCGGCGCTGCGGGCCATTCTGCCGTTTCATCCCACGGCGGCGCAGAAGCGCGCGCTCGGCGAGATTGTGGCGGACATGCGCCAGCCGCGCCCTATGCGCCGCCTGCTGCAGGGCGATGTGGGCTCGGGCAAAACCATTGTGGCTGTTCAGGCGATGGTGATCGCGATGGAGAACGGCTACCAGGCCGCGCTGATGGCTCCCACCGAGATTCTGGCCACGCAGCATTACCTGGCCGCGCGGCGGCTGCTCGAGAAGTCGAAGCGCCCCTACCGCATTGTGCTGCTGACCGGCTCTCTGGATGAAGGCGTGAAGCGCGCCAACCGGGGCAAAATCTATCGCGGGGAGGCTGATCTGGTGATCGGCACCCATGCGCTGATTGAAGAGAAGGTGGAGTTCGCCAACCTGGGCCTGATCGTCGTGGATGAGCAGCACCGCTTCGGCGTACTGCAGCGCTTCCGGCTCATGAAGAAGCCCAACCAGGCCGAGCCAGACGTGCTGGCCATGACGGCGACTCCGATTCCGCGCACGCTGGCGCTCTCGCTTTATGGTGATCTCGACCTCAGCGTGATCGATGAACTGCCGCCGGGGCGCACGCCGATCGTGACCCGGCGCATC
The DNA window shown above is from Acidobacterium capsulatum ATCC 51196 and carries:
- the polA gene encoding DNA polymerase I, with the translated sequence MSTASQSGKPPVFLLDSMSFIFRAYHAMQRQRPMSTRAGVPTAATYVFVNMINKLRRDFAPEFFAAVFDVSAPVFRDERAKAMATIRKWNAKTQKFDEVEYAGYKANREEMPADLAQQLPYIRRALEAFRIPILQAEGFEADDVIGTLAREAAAQGHPVFVVSNDKDMMQLVNEQVKILNPAKDNLVLDREKVIETLGVPPERVIDVMALRGDAIDNVPGAPGIGEKGSVDLIQQFGSVEAALDRAAEVKRKTYRESLENNRDNILLSKELVTIDCAVPLPLDLDAMRTQPPDAAACRTLFTELEFTSLLKELAPAEEAEAVEYLTHPSPEQVKTFLLTALQKGFAFALPVQETQAAQLSEADAESVEEADATPVAQNLSMLDMFEQSAVETPESTPVAPAEWQLGVAVEAGTALVLPLSTLRPLLEDATIPKRVHDLKSTLRALSTQDIALRGAVDDVMLYSYLLNPTHTTHRLSDVTARFRNHALRETGENELPEAAHAIFTLAPTLREEVEREDTLKVYEQIDLPLAPVLLAMEQHGVRIDSEMLRALGDRLAADMHRVSQQIYEQAGHRFNINSPKQLGDVLFNKMNLPRPLKYGKGKVISTAQDVLEELAAHNDVPRLVLEFRQLAKLKSNYVDSLPLLADSQGRVHTTFHQVGTATGRLSSTNPNLQNIPVRTALGREIRAAFIAAPGRKLLSADYSQIELRLMAHFSEDPLLLNAYSTGQDIHTLTASEVFGVAPEAMDKETRNRAKAVNFGIVYGISPFGLAQQLGIDQHEARQYIDTYFARYQGVRAYIDRVLEQTRREQRVRTLFGRVRPIPDIQSRNANQRGFAERTAVNTPLQGTAADLIKLAMIRIDARIKKKNLQTLMTLQVHDELLFDVPEAEVEVVEDLVRHEMEHVVELKVPIVADIGIGENWRDLK
- the glmM gene encoding phosphoglucosamine mutase encodes the protein MRKLFGTDGIRAVAGESPLDAATIFAVGLALAHQITRNGSPRRVLLGMDTRESSPWIAGVLTAGLREGGIAVENAGAITTPAVAHLARKHGFAAGVVISASHNPWQDNGIKIFGDDGYKLPDTVELAMEEEIFRRLELQKYPDPAQCPAPEVKSGYRGEYEAFLREAVPGLSLQGLHVVLDCANGAASAIAPELFAGLGGKVDLTHARPDGRNINAECGALHPKVVAAETKAAGADIGVTFDGDADRVLFADAHGNVVNGDAILLLAARDLKARKQLPGDVVVATTMSNMGLEAALKRNGIRMERAPVGDKYVLERMRSEKAALGGEQSGHILFPALATTGDGLLTALLVLEMVQRSGKPLHELVADLKVFPQVIVNVKVREKKPLEEIAAVAETIREAESDLDGRGRVVVRYSGTEALARVMIEAESEALMQKHAESIAGAIREAIGI
- the queA gene encoding tRNA preQ1(34) S-adenosylmethionine ribosyltransferase-isomerase QueA, with amino-acid sequence MLVSEFDFHLPEDLIAQEPLADRAASRMLALDRSTGAWQDRMFADLPGFLRPGDLLVLNNTRVIPARLFGRRAGLRTQPGHEATGQVEVMLTEQISEWEWRALVRPGRKVPVGESIHFGNEGLQAEIIAHGEFGERTLRFTPIPDFFHVLERVGHIPLPPYIHREDRPEDRERYQTVYNQQPGSVAAPTAGLHFTPQMLAKLQELGVQTAYITLHVGLGTFQPVRVDKVEDIRLHRERYTLSPETAAAVNAALHENRRVIAVGTTTVRTLEHCATVADGKPLVPHAGETEIFISPGYKFRIVQGLLTNFHLPQSTLLMLVSAFAGREAVLAAYRHAVEQRYRFFSYGDCMFLA
- the recG gene encoding ATP-dependent DNA helicase RecG — encoded protein: MLSLDTEVQFVKGVGPRIAAALAEKGIRTVDDLLLHLPFRYEDRLHPRALMDLVPGEMASVIAEVRGTILLRTRNMPIFEMTVGQGTTAMKCIWFHGTYLKDRFQAGQTVALFGKVEPSRSTKNFKMIQPQVEVLREGKDQEDEMLEVGRITPVYESLGGSQLSTRWIRRVLFHLLREIEGNVPETLPRSLLLRLGLPSREEALKLVHFPAAGTAVSTLQGWATPAHKRLIFEELFYLELGLELKRRKFHERQGLPFRADDKVRAALRAILPFHPTAAQKRALGEIVADMRQPRPMRRLLQGDVGSGKTIVAVQAMVIAMENGYQAALMAPTEILATQHYLAARRLLEKSKRPYRIVLLTGSLDEGVKRANRGKIYRGEADLVIGTHALIEEKVEFANLGLIVVDEQHRFGVLQRFRLMKKPNQAEPDVLAMTATPIPRTLALSLYGDLDLSVIDELPPGRTPIVTRRIPEEKADEVWQFVRAQVAEGRQAYVVYPVIEGSKDDQPELDFAAAEEDEETTAPSTSLRSARDDKSRGNTQRQASVKTAAKSAPKAAKPAAKSASRAKKPSLFPKTPLRSATEMYDSLRTGALAGLRLGLLHGRLSADDKDVTMKRFQQGEIDVLISTTVIEVGVDVPNASVMVVEHAERFGLAQLHQLRGRVGRGAAKSYCLLVESGRVSPQGEQRLAAMEHTQDGFELAEMDLQLRGPGEFFGTRQAGLPDFRVANLLRDRELLEAAKAEAAQFVKTPEGTEQERALVRRRLQDTWQRRYGLSEA
- the xseA gene encoding exodeoxyribonuclease VII large subunit; the protein is MGLFFEAPVAHEDTPRIWKIGELVTEARAQIERRFAELRVEGEISNLRAAPSGHLYFTLKDGEAQLPAVFFRRQASLLRFRPQDGMQVLLRGRLTIYEQRGQMQMVGETMEPLGAGSLQVAFEQLKAKLKARGLFDAERKRPIPAYPRCVGIVTSPTGAVIRDFLNIVQRRHAALQVLLYPATVQGEGAAAEVAAGISYFNRTREVDAIVVARGGGSLEDLAPFNTEPLAEAIAASELPVVSAVGHETDFTIADFVADLRAPTPSAAAELITAAQHRVEEDLSALSQRLERAMRFRVMQARHGLDRVRVEQMTVRMMDALHRRQQKIDELSASGELAMRGRLQQSRERLGLAQHALARQDVVHRLHPMRERLDRQRSALERAARHYLSHRRERLHGIEGKLRALSPMGVLERGYALVFDCQGRLVKSVDSLKPDEEMTTRLADGNVTSTVRRLNKA
- a CDS encoding ABC transporter ATP-binding protein; the encoded protein is MPPVVALDRISKSYDTKVAVRDLSFAIEPGSMFGLLGPNGAGKTSSIRMMVGITMPDTGQVNLFGSLFTRDSLKRVGYLPEERGLYKKMKVMDQLLFLGQLHGLSAATASQRAKSWCDRLDILSSADKKTEELSKGMQQKIQFIATLLHDPELIIMDEPFSGLDPVNATLLQDTLIDLKKQGKAVLFSTHRMDQVEKMCDSICLVNNGEAVLAGTMREVKSRYERNRVLLHYEGSDAFLRYEGIAKAKSYPGSVEIELKHGASAQELLHLAAANATIYKFELVEPSLEEIFIQTVGGRVDA
- a CDS encoding lysophospholipid acyltransferase family protein, with translation MTHTRFSFSQRIAIAIVPRLTALLIALVGVTLRFEVIAEEGATPATPPASGIFCFWHQCTLLCAWYFRKFRCSILISRSFDGELIARTLGHLGYQSVRGSSSRGGAAGLLALGSVLTKGQPVVFTADGPRGPIYQTKSGPVKLAQMTGAPIGSFYLLPEKAWTMRSWDRFFVPKPFSRVVVSWARSIPGVPPEADTAALEEYRRQLNDALERARLGAEEHLQATSAGRARQRPPR
- a CDS encoding ABC transporter permease; translation: MHSILLIAKREYIERVRSKVFRITTILVPLGLLVMIGAIALLSKKATGLNHIVIASNSPALAATMQDQLKNGEHPPASIQVVAPATEADRARLTAEISSNQVDGVLWLTLPSGATKPTATYYTRSSSDVLAEARLESALGRAAVREQLVQKGMAANEARDLVKPIDISMLQVKHGVAVKTDATRSYFGIYALVMVLYVSVLFYGTDVARSVTEEKGTRIIEVLLSSAPADSLMMGKLLGVGAAALTQVAIWVFLTIAVSGSGLAAQIGMHGLSSLGINATELIFFLVFFLLGFFFYSALSAALGSTANSSQEVQQFAFIIIAPLVIAVFMMSYVITNPNAPLSVVMSLIPPFTPIIMYLRICSQMPPVWQLALSIALMLASIWAMVWLAARIYRIGILMYGKRPNIPEILRWLRYS